Proteins encoded by one window of Xyrauchen texanus isolate HMW12.3.18 chromosome 24, RBS_HiC_50CHRs, whole genome shotgun sequence:
- the LOC127618106 gene encoding pecanex-like protein 1 isoform X1, which produces MGSQTLQILRQGVWASVTGGWYYDPHQNTFVNALHLYLWLLLLCLPFTLYMALPPSMVIVGMYCGVIAGMFVLLKAVNYRLHTTLDEGEVVELRAKGSEGRGQAAQRQQEGTSTRQEDSNGPGDPGGGIEMSDFARQETPPVDCSSRNSYVGMDSSHQITAHGGPVTSKHLMSDPKLFCLVSNDSFASMQPSTSLAQDLYGSTPHPFSQSLSSCDTEITAHLSTHSQSFRKESSRPRGLPRTSSSAGSAFPDPSLPEFSLYPPPRRGGLDPVCEMEASRSQRAPESSEKPYSGTPSSSGTECHRQHLKEHRRISRSMSRETGEGECAGEGGSGLYQLECVQGDVSGGAAGQERTGRRSAESLRSLSTRSSGSTESYCSGTERDTNSTLSSLHSEQTSSTHVESLLSLTGDEKVTAGHSDPRNSNVVSGEANKNPHANELATKLPTSDTPNFSISECQLGEGTLEAGSRTSIDVSTDHGHKHQEAEPNKVHPKTGNVVHRAASSSVACRAGRRRNNKQRASSFDASRHRDYVCRRGMAKPRSAVFMKGEEDSSDQSELSCASSLHSTHQLSTDSSSSTPHSCPSPEDCRGPLRAKILSVQTHSQKDKEKEREKGKRRASRRTPSIGSAKTHARVLSLDSGTTVCLNDPRHLGAPASSRPLTTSKSDLEAKEGEVLDAASLLGRASQLESVTRSRNSLPCPISISHTQDTVTGSLAPGNDDTVTFRRERSTFRRQAVRRRHNAGSNSEPPASLIGSPLSLQEALSQVSQASGSQVRGQPSRTQSQMTVLSTSASLLVRNGSAQLEGCLDKASTVGVASLQDEFGKLTPPLYEVGGCDMSLVNFEPATRRASNNLWETDSHLSSSTSVRFYSHDLFLFHQIRLNRLLSIDPELLEQHDVDGSPDLQEAPHCLQGSAHNRTHSHTHKAKQYYRFWLLPYLWVGLHFDRLTLLALFDRNREVLENVLSVALAVLVAFLGSVLLVHGFFTDIWVFQFCLVIASCQYSLLKSVQPDSSSPRHGHNRIIAYSRPVYFCLCCGLIWLLHYGSVNSHSSSVSLYGIALTSSVLLSQARDLLIVFTLCFPIIFFVGLLPQINTFVMYLLEQLDIHVFGGNACTSLLSALYSVLRSVVTIAMLYGFCYGALKDSWDPQHIPVLFSVFCGLLVAVSYHLSRQSSDPSVLISLVHSKILPNVKEKNPEDPLSEVQDPLPEKLLNSVNERLQSDVIVCVVIAVLFFAIHVSTVFIALQPFLSYVLYGLVGTLGLLTHYLLPQMRKQLPWYCFSHPLLKNREYYQFEIRGAAHVMWFERAHVWLLFVEKNILYPLVVLNELSGSAQELASPKKLNTEIGALMITIAGLKLLRSSFSSPTYQYVTVLFTILFFTFDYQQFSETLLLDLFIMSILFSKLWELFYKLKFVYTYIAPWQITWGSAFHAFAQPFAVPHSAMLFVQAIVSAVFSTPLTPFLGSAIFISSYVRPVRFWEREYNTKRVDHSNTRLASQLDRSPGADDNNLNSIFYEHLTRSLQNNLCGDLQLGRWGNYSTGDCFILASDYLNALVHLVEIGNGLITFQLRGLEFRGTYCQQREVEAITEGIEEDESCCCCEPGHLPHLLSFNAAFGQRWLAWEVLVTKYALEGYSITDNSAASMLQVFDLRRILTTYYVKGIIYYVIASPKLEEWLANETLLEGLTSCGERNYVDLDPTFNPNIDEDYDHRLAGISRDSFCSVYLSWIQYCNSRREKPLDSEKDSMLVLLCYGLCVLGRRALGTASHHMSSNLESFLYGLHALFKGDFRISSVRDEWIFTDMELLRKVVVPGIRMSLKLHQDHFTSPDEYEESSVLFEAISSHEQTLVIAHEGDPAWRSAVLANSPSLLALRHVLDEGTNEYKIIMLNRRHLSFRVIKVNKECVRGLWAGQQQELVFLRNRNPERGSIQNAKQALRNMINSSCDQPIGYPIYVSPLTTSYCNTHPQLGHILGGPISIANIQNFIVNTWHRLRKGCGAGCNSGGNVEDCDAGGLSFGSGNSGNSGTGASDSQHSSGPTALHAYTAHSLGTSQSSQSVLSGLVRQSPARASVVSQSSLYRYSSSRQSSLRTSVTGLEPCRRSSSSQLSLRTLPTSLQLRLGPNASAAPDPPGPSSSFSAHSIPPCKRHAHTLAGLLGNEALVLGTDHHLYPHHHLHHIHHHHHNPSLSCLRRDDISYRVQIVDVSQVLDVMNQSKRKELVWPDESMRLRAGRNFWREWSPLEGMEGHVVHRWVPCSRDPVSRSHINKTILLVQVDDKLVPIIETGVIELGAEV; this is translated from the exons ATTTGATGTCAGACCCAAAGTTGTTCTGCCTCGTCTCCAATGACTCTTTCGCCTCTATGCAGCCCTCAACCTCTTTGGCTCAGGACCTCTATGGCTCCACCCCCCACCCTTTCAGCCAATCTCTGTCCTCTTGTGATACAGAAATTACCGCCCATCTTTCCACCCACTCACAATCGTTCCGAAAAGAGTCATCTCGTCCTCGTGGATTGCCCCGCACCTCAAGCTCTGCGGGATCTGCTTTTCCAGATCCTTCTTTGCCAGAATTTAGCCTGTATCCTCCACCCCGCCGGGGAGGACTGGACCCTGTATGCGAAATGGAGGCATCTAGGTCACAGAGGGCCCCAGAGAGCTCTGAGAAGCCATATTCTGGAACTCCTAGCTCTTCAGGAACAGAATGTCACAGACAACATTTGAAAGAGCACCGCAGGATATCACGGTCCATGTCCCGGGAGACGGGCGAAGGGGAGTGTGCCGGAGAAGGGGGATCTGGGCTGTACCAATTGGAGTGTGTTCAGGGGGATGTTTCAGGTGGTGCGGCGGGTCAGGAGAGAACAGGGAGACGAAGTGCCGAAAGTTTGCGGAGTTTAAGCACTCGTAGCAGCGGCTCCACTGAGAGCTACTGCAGTGGGACGGAACGGGATACCAACAGCACCCTGAGTAGCCTGCACAGTGAGCAGACCAGCTCCACACATGTAGAGAGTCTGCTGTCACTCACTGGGGATGAGAAGGTGACTGCAGGACACAGCGATCCTCGTAACTCTAATGTGGTCTCGGGGGAGGCTAATAAAAACCCCCACGCCAATGAACTTGCCACCAAACTGCCCACCAGTGATACCCCTAACTTTTCAATCTCAGAGTGCCAGCTTGGAGAGGGCACTCTGGAGGCAGGGTCAAGAACTAGCATAGATGTTTCTACTGACCATGGCCACAAGCACCAGGAGGCAGAGCCTAACAAAGTCCACCCCAAAACGGGCAATGTTGTTCACCGGGCTGCCTCTTCTTCTGTCGCTTGCCGCGCTGGTCGTCGGCGAAACAATAAGCAGCGTGCGAGCAGTTTTGATGCCAGCAGGCACCGGGACTACGTTTGCAGGCGAGGCATGGCAAAGCCTCGCTCGGCAGTATTCATGAAAGGAGAAGAAGACTCAAGCGATCAGAGCGAACTTAGTTGTGCCTCCAGCCTACACTCCACCCACCAGCTCAGTACAGACTCATCATCCAGCACGCCCCACTCCTGCCCCTCCCCCGAGGATTGCCGTGGCCCCCTAAGGGCCAAAATTCTCAGTGTGCAAACCCACAGTCAGAAGGacaaggagaaagaaagagagaagggCAAACGCAGAGCTTCACGGCGCACTCCGAGTATAGGCAGTGCCAAAACACATGCCCGGGTCCTGAGCCTGGACAGTGGCACTACTGTCTGCCTTAATGACCCACGTCACTTGGGCGCACCAGCAAGTTCCAGACCCCTCACAACCTCCAAGTCTGACTTGGAGGCAAAAGAGGGGGAGGTATTGGATGCGGCATCCCTGCTGGGAAGGGCCTCTCAACTTGAGTCAGTGACCCGATCCAGAAACAGTTTGCCCTGCCCTATCTCCATCAGTCACACGCAAGACACAGTAACAGGATCACTGG CCCCAGGGAATGATGACACCGTCACATTTCGCAGAGAACGTAGTACTTTCCGACGACAAGCGGTGCGTAGACGGCACAATGCAGGAAGTAACTCCGAACCCCCTGCCTCTCTCATCGGATCCCCACTCAG TCTGCAGGAGGCTTTGAGTCAGGTATCTCAAGCCTCAGGGTCACAGGTCAGAGGTCAGCCATCCCGCACGCAGTCTCAGATGACGGTATTGAGCACTAGCGCCTCCCTGCTGGTCAGGAATGGAAGTGCGCAGCTAGAAGGCTGTCTGGATAAGGCCTCCACTGTGGGCGTGGCCAGCCTGCAGGATGAATTTG GGAAGCTGACCCCACCTCTTTATGAGGTTGGAGGATGTGACATGTCCCTGGTGAACTTTGAACCTGCAACCAGACGAGCCTCCAACAACCTCTG GGAAACAGACTCACACCTCTCCAGTTCTACCTCAGTTCGCTTTTACTCTCATGACCTG TTCTTGTTTCATCAGATACGTCTGAATCGGCTGCTGTCTATAGATCCAGAGCTGTTGGAACAGCATGATGTGGACGGCAGTCCTGACCTGCAGGAAGCACCACACTGCTTGCAGGGCTCTGCACACAatcgcacacactcgcacacacacaaagcTAAGCAGTACTACCGCTTCTGGCTGCTTCCATACCTGTGGGTTGGGCTGCACTTTGATAGACTCACACTACTGGCCCTTTTCGACAG GAACCGGGAGGTTCTGGAGAACGTGCTCTCTGTGGCTCTGGCTGTTCTCGTGGCATTCCTGGGTTCTGTGCTGCTTGTTCATGGGTTCTTTACTGACATTTGGGTCTTTCAGTTCTGCCTCGTTATCGCTAGCTGCCAATACTCATTACTgaag AGTGTCCAACCAGACTCTTCGTCTCCTCGACAT GGTCATAACCGTATCATCGCCTACAGCAGGCCTGTTTATTTCTGTCTATGTTGTGGGCTGATCTGGCTGTTGCATTATGGCAGTGTAAACAGCCACTCCAGTTCAGTGTCTTTGTATGGAATTGCTCTCACCAGCTCTGTCCTGTTGTCACAGGCGCGAGATCTCCTCATTG ttTTCACGCTGTGCTTCCCAATCATCTTCTTCGTTGGGCTGCTTCCTCAGATTAACACCTTCGTCATGTACCTTCTTGAGCAACTTGACATTCATGTCTTTGGAGGAAATG catgcaccagtcTGCTCTCAGCTCTCTATAGTGTTCTGCGCAGTGTCGTCACTATAGCAATGCTGTATGGGTTCTGCTACGGAGCCTTAAAG GACTCGTGGGATCCTCAGCACATTCCTGTGCTTTTCTCAGTGTTTTGTGGGCTGTTGGTTGCCGTTTCATACCATCTCAGCCGGCAGAGCAGTGACCCTTCTGTGCTCAT TTCTTTAGTGCATTCAAAGATCTTGCCTAACGTGAAAGAGAAAAATCCAGAGGATCCCTTGTCTGAAGTGCAGGATCCTTTACCTGAGAAACTCCTCAACTCTGTG AACGAGAGACTGCAGtcagatgtgattgtgtgtgtcgtCATTGCTGTTCTGTTTTTTGCCATTCATGTCAGCACTGTCTTCattgccttacag CCCTTTTTGAGCTATGTTCTGTATGGTCTAGTGGGAACACTAGGGCTGTTAACTCATTACCTCTTGCCCCAAATGAGGAAGCAGTTACCCTGGTACTGTTTCTCACACCCGCTGCTCAAAAACAGGGAGTACTATCAGTTTGAAATCCGTG GTGCTGCCCATGTCATGTGGTTTGAGCGTGCTCATGTGTGGCTGCTCTTTGTGGAGAAGAACATCCTCTATCCGCTCGTTGTGCTTAATGAGCTGAGTGGCAGCGCTCAGGAGCTCGCCAGCCCCAAGAAACTCAACACAGA gaTTGGGGCTCTAATGATTACTATTGCTGGGCTGAAACTGCTGCGTTCCTCCTTCAGTAGTCCAACATATCAGTATGTCACTGTCCTCTTCACGATCCTGTTCTTCACATTTGATTACCAGCAGTTTTCCGAGACATTGCTGCTTGACCTCTTCATCATGTCCATCCTCTTCAGCAAG ttATGGGAGCTCTTTTATAAGTTGAAGTTTGTTTACACCTACATCGCACCATGGCAGATCACCtggggctccgccttccatgccTTCGCTCAGCCATTTGCTGTGCCGC ACTCTGCCATGTTGTTTGTCCAGGCCATAGTGTCTGCTGTGTTCTCCACTCCGCTAACCCCTTTTCTTGGCAGTGCCATTTTCATCAGCTCCTATGTACGACCTGTTCGCTTCTGGGAGAGAGAATACAA TACTAAGCGAGTGGATCACTCTAACACTAGACTGGCCTCTCAGCTTGACAGAAGCCCAG GGGCAGATGACAATAACCTAAACTCCATCTTCTATGAGCATCTCACACGCTCCCTGCAGAACAATTTGTGTGGAGACCTGCAGCTGGGCCGCTGGGGAAACTACAGCACCGGAGACTGTTTCATCCTAGCTTCTGATTACCTCAACGCTCTCGTTCACCTCGTCGAGATCGGCAATGGGCTCATCACCTTTCAGCTCAGAGGATTGGAGTTCAGGG GGACATATTGCCAGCAGAGAGAGGTAGAGGCAATAACAGAGGGAATTGAAGAGGATGagagctgttgttgttgtgagcCTGGTCATCTCCCCCACCTGCTGTCCTTTAATGCTGCATTTGGCCAGCGCTGGTTGGCCTGGGAGGTTCTGGTCACTAAATACGCCCTGGAGGGCTACAGCATCACTGATAACAGTGCTGCTTCTATGCTGCAGGTGTTTGACCTGCGGCGAATCCTCACTACCTATTACGTCAAG GGCATCATTTACTATGTAATTGCATCTCCTAAACTGGAGGAGTGGCTGGCAAACGAAACACTGCTGGAAGGCCTGACGAGCTGTGGAGAGCGTAACTATGTTGACCTGGATCCGACCTTTAACCCCAATATTGATGAAGACTATGACCACAGATTGGCTGGAATCTCTAGAGACAGTTTCTGCTCCGTCTACCTTAGCTGGATCCAGTACTGCAACTCACGGAGAGAGAAG CCACTGGACAGTGAGAAGGACTCTATGTTGGTTCTGTTGTGTTATGGTCTCTGTGTTTTGGGGAGGAGAGCTCTGGGAACTGCATCACACCACATGTCCAG TAATCTGGAGTCATTCCTGTATGGGCTGCATGCTTTGTTTAAGGGAGATTTCCGGATCTCATCTGTGAGAGATGAATGGATCTTTACTGACATGGAACTGCTGAGGAAGGTGGTTGTTCCTGGAATACGCATGTCACTTAAACTGCACCAG GATCACTTTACGTCTCCTGATGAATACGAGGAGTCATCAGTGTTATTTGAGGCGATCTCTTCTCATGAGCAGACTCTGGTCATCGCTCACGAGGGTGACCCGGCCTGGCGCAGTGCTGTCCTAGCCAACTCCCCTTCTCTGCTTGCCCTCAGACACGTGCTGGATGAGGGGACCAATGAATACAAGATTATCATGCTTAACCGACGCCACCTCAGCTTCAGGGTCATAAAG GTGAATAAAGAGTGTGTGCGTGGCCTATGGGCAGGGCAGCAGCAGGAATTGGTGTTTTTGCGGAACAGAAACCCAGAGCGTGGAAGCATACAGAATGCCAAGCAAGCACTACGAAACATGATCAACTCTTCCTGCGACCAGCCGATCGGATACCCCATCTATGTGTCTCCCCTGACGACTTCTTACTGTAATACACACCCACAGCTGGGACACATACTGGGAGGACCAATCAGCATTGCTAACATACAAAACTTTATCGTCAATACTtggcacag actGAGAAAGGGTTGTGGTGCTGGCTGTAACAGCGGTGGGAATGTAGAAGATTGTGATGCAGGAGGTCTGTCGTTTGGCAGTGGGAACTCTGGAAATTCTGGGACAGGAGCGAGTGATTCCCAGCACAGCTCAGGACCCACAGCGCTGCATGCTTACACAGCTCACTCTCTGG GTACGAGTCAGAGTTCTCAGTCTGTGCTGTCTGGTTTGGTGCGTCAGTCTCCCGCTCGTGCGTCTGTTGTAAGTCAGTCCTCCTTGTATCGCTACAGCAGCAGCCGGCAGTCTTCACTCCGCACGTCTGTAACGGGTCTGGAGCCTTGCAGACGCTCCTCCAGCAGCCAGCTGTCTCTCCGCACGCTGCCCACCTCCCTGCAGCTCCGGCTGGGCCCTAACGCCTCAGCTGCCCCTGACCCACCTGGCCCCTCCAGCTCCTTCTCCGCCCACTCCATCCCCCCCTGCAAACGGCATGCCCACACGCTCGCAGGCCTGCTGGGAAACGAGGCCTTAGTGCTGGGGACTGACCACCATCTTTACCCacaccatcatcttcatcacaTCCACCATCATCATCACAATCCCTCGCTGTCCTGTCTAAGGAGGGATGATATCTCCTACAGGGTGCAG ATTGTGGATGTGAGTCAGGTGTTGGACGTGATGAATCAGTCTAAGAGAAAGGAGCTTGTGTGGCCGGATGAGAGCATGAGACTCAGAGCTGGACGCAACTTTTGGAGAGAGTGGAGCCCCCTAGAGGGCATGGAGGGTCAT GTGGTTCATCGTTGGGTGCCTTGCAGTCGTGACCCAGTTAGCCGTTCTCACATTAATAAGACCATCCTGTTGGTCCAGGTGGATGATAAACTGGTTCCCATTATAGAGACGGGAGTGATTGAACTGGGGGCAGAGGTGTGA